TGCCCTCACGCGAAATGACTGGTGTGTCAGTGGGCCAAATAGTGTCAAACAAACCGCGTTTTGTCCAGCGTTTTGAACTGCCACTTGGGATCCTAATTATTGCAGTAGTTACAGGATGTTTCGCACAGTTCTGAAGGTTCAGGAGGAACTATTGTCTTGAGTTCACGCAGCAAATCGCGACCGTTCGTATCGGCCATCGTGGCAACGACGCTCGACGGACGTTTGCGCACAACCGGCGGAGTGAATTTCCCCTCCCGCGTCGACCAGCGCCTGCTGCTCTCGGGGCGCGCCCGCGCCGATCTCGTGCTGGTCGGCGGCGGCATCCTGCGCGAGGAAAACCCCGACCTGGGCGTGCCGGCGCATCTTGCCGGGCGGCGCCTTCGGCTTGGAAAGCCCGCCCAGCCGGCGCGCTGCATTGTCACGCACGCGGCTGAATTTCCGGTAGAGAGTCTTGCGCTGCGCTCCGATGCTGAGCGCCTGATCGTCACCACCGGGCGGATTGAGCCGCTGCGTCGCGCGCCGCTCAAAAATGTCGGTGCCGAGATTCTGGTGCTGGGTGATGAGAGCGTGGATCTGAAGGAACTCTTTGCGCTGTTTGAGAGCCGCGGCGTCGCCCGCATCCAGTGCGAGGCCGGTGGCGGGCTTCTTCACCCCCTGCTGGAGGCCGACCTCGTCGATGAGCTGCTGCTCACCCTCTGCCCGGTGGTTTCGGGCGGAGACTTCCCTACCCTGGCCGATGGAGCGCCCTTCCCCGCCGAGGCGTTGCCGCGTTTTTCGTTGGTGAGGACCCGCCGCGTGGGCGATGAGATATTTCTCAGATACCGGCGCCGCTAGGGCATGGCCGGGGCGGCGCGCTGCTCGGCGCGGGCGGCTTCTTCGAGGCGCTCGACGCGCGCTTCCAGCGAGCGGACTTCCTTGAGCATGGTATCGAGCTGCGCCTTCAGCTCCTCGCGGCCCTCGACGCTCTCCGACTCTTCAGATTCGAAGAAGCTGCGAAGCCCTTTGGCCGCACGATCGAAGACGCTGGATGTTTGCGCCGGCGCCAGATCGATGAGCGCGCCGGGTTCGATGGGAGGTGCGTCGCTCGTGCCGGGATCGATGACGAGCACGGGCTCGCCCATGATGAGCGGCGCGGAGACTTCAGCACGCAGATTGGTGCGAAGCGCGCTGATAAAGCTGCGGCGCACGCGGATGCTGAGGATTGGAAGCAGGCGGTCGGGATCAGCGCCGCTCTCGCCGAAGCGCACGTTGGTCAGGTGACCGGCCTCCACGCCCGAGATCTGCA
The Chrysiogenia bacterium genome window above contains:
- a CDS encoding MCE family protein, translating into MQPGPGNPDPLAARISVGGPRGGGMGRALATLILLAALGGAGYYGWQWWGEYNGMSFQLRLESARGLKAGSPVQISGVEAGHLTNVRFGESGADPDRLLPILSIRVRRSFISALRTNLRAEVSAPLIMGEPVLVIDPGTSDAPPIEPGALIDLAPAQTSSVFDRAAKGLRSFFESEESESVEGREELKAQLDTMLKEVRSLEARVERLEEAARAEQRAAPAMP
- a CDS encoding dihydrofolate reductase family protein, with the protein product MSSRSKSRPFVSAIVATTLDGRLRTTGGVNFPSRVDQRLLLSGRARADLVLVGGGILREENPDLGVPAHLAGRRLRLGKPAQPARCIVTHAAEFPVESLALRSDAERLIVTTGRIEPLRRAPLKNVGAEILVLGDESVDLKELFALFESRGVARIQCEAGGGLLHPLLEADLVDELLLTLCPVVSGGDFPTLADGAPFPAEALPRFSLVRTRRVGDEIFLRYRRR